Genomic DNA from Jonesia denitrificans DSM 20603:
GGCAGGAGGGTTTTGTCAGCCATGCCTTCAGCCCATGCTTTTTCTTCATCGGAGATGTGTGTGAGCACCAGTTCTTCGGTGGACCCGTGGGCAAGTGAGAACGCACCGTTGAAGAAACCGTAGTCAGCCTGGAAGTGCTTGTCGGCCCCCACGTTGGTGTCCAAGAACTCAATGCCGTCTGCGAGGACCCGGTTACCGTCAGCGTCTTTCGTGAAGGTTTCCCCTTCGACCCCCCAGCGCACGAACTCAAGTCCTTCATCGGAGTAGTACAACCAGTCAAGGAACTGGAGCATTGCCACGAAGTCGTCGTTGTCTTTGGCGTCGCTGGAAATCATGAAGCCATTTTCGATGCGCGCCCCACGCATGTTGTCACCGGCTGGGCCAGAGGGGACACGGATTTTGTCGAGTTGGAAGTCGTCGCCCTTGGTGGCTTCCAGCACGGTGCGTTCCCGAAGGAGTTCTTGACCGTTCGTGGTGATCGCGAAGGACTGTTCGTTGGCGAGTTTCTGGTCAGCTTGGTCGTCTTCTTGGGTGAAGGACTCGGGGTCCATCAGCCCATCTTGGACAAGACCTGCGAAGTATTCGACCATGGTTTTGTAGTCATCTGAGGACCCGGCGAAGTAGAACTCGTCTTTCGCTTCGTCATACAGGGTTCCGCCACCAAAACCCCACCCGGCGACGGTGTTGAAGGATGCTGCTGCCACGTTGAGCAGGGCTTCACCTTTCCACCGGTCGGAGAAAACATACTTCGTGTTCTTCTCTTTTTTGATGGCTTCCAGCACGGTGCGGAACTCATCCCAGGTGGCGGGTTCTTCCAGGCCAAGGTCCTCAAGAATGTCTGTGCGCAACCCAATGGAGTAGTCGTAGCGCATCTTCTCGTAAATACCTGGCAGCATGTAGTACTTGCCGTCAGCTTGGCGGATGGTGTCGAGGTCACCTTCCAGGTCCCAGTCTTGCAGCTTTTGTTGGAAGTTCGGCATGAGGTGGACGTAGTCCGAGATCGGCAGGATCGCGCCTGAAGCCACGAACGGCGCTTCTTGACCGGGGTAGGTGACGGTGATGACGTCGGGTGCGTCTCCGGCACCAATGAGGAGGGATCGGCGCTGCTCGTAGTCACTGAGCGGTGCAGAGGTGATGTCAAAGCTGACTTTGTTCTGGTCTTCAATGTGGGTGAAGAGCAACCAGTCGTCTTTGATGGGGTAGTTCGGGTGGTCGCGGTACAACATGGAAAACTCGACGGGTTCGGTGGCAACAAATGTTTGCCCAGCCGCATAGTTCTCCATGGCTCCGACCATGTTGTCCTCAAGTTCTGCTTCGAGGGCGTCGGTGTCCACGGGTTCTGGTTCACTGTTGCCGCTGTCGGAGCAGGCAACAAGGGAGAGAGCGAAGAGGGAGACGGCGGCGGTGCCAACTACCCGAGTCAGTGATCTCCTCATGGTCATACCTTTCTGAGTGGTGATGAATGATGCGCTGTCGGCTGTGACAGGGCACCTGCGGGTGGTGCGCCCGATGCGTCAGCCTTTGACGGCGCCGAGCATGACTCCGGAAACGAAGTATTTTTGGATGAAGGGGTAGAGCATGATGATGGGAAGTACGGTGAGCACCATCGTCACGGATTGGATGTTCGCGGCGACGGCGGACACTTCTGCACCTGCACCACCAACCGATGTGGCAGTTTCAGCGCCCTTGATGAGGTTGCGCAGGTACACCGTGACGGGGTAAAGCTCGCGTTTGTCCATGTAGAGGAACGCGGCGAACCACGAGTTCCAGAACGACACAGCGTAGAACAGTGTCATGGTGGCGATCACCGCTTTGGAGAGCGGCAGCACGATGCGGAACAGTGTTCCGTAGGTACTGAGCCCGTCGATGGCGGCTGCTTCTTCGAGTTCTTCTGGCATGTTTTCGAAGAATGCTTTCATGACGAGCAGGTTGAAAATACTGATTGCGTTGGGGATGACGATCGCCCACAGCGTGTTTTTGAATCCGAGGGCGTTGATGAGGACGTAGTTCGGGATCAGCCCACCGTTGAAGAACATCGTGAACACGGCAATGAGGATGAACCCGTTTCGCCCTTTGAGGTGTTTCTTGGACAGTGCGTAGGCAAACATTGTGGTCATCACCAGCGCAATGACGGTCCCCACGACGGTGTAGACCACGGTGTTGCGGTAGTTCGTCCAAAACATGGAGTCCGCCATCACCGTTTTGTAGGTCTCTACGTTGAACCCACGCGGGTACAAGTTGACCTGCCCGGAGTTGATGAACCCTTCGGAGGAAAACGACTGCGCCACAATGTTGATGAAGGGGTACAGCGTCACAAACATGATGAGGAACAGCACAATAATGTTCACAACACGGAACGTGGTGTACCCGCGGGAGTCTTTGAGCAGTGTGGCGTTGCGGATCGGATATGGTTCGGTGATCTTGTCGGCTAGTTCGCTGGCTTGTGTCGTTACCACAGGCTTGTCCCTACGAGTCGTCGCGAAAGTGCGTTGGCGGACAGAATGAGTGTGAGACCGATGATCGATTCAAAAAGCCCGATCGCGGTGGCGTAGCTGAAGTTCGACGACACAATACCGATGCGGTACAGGTAGGTGGAGATCACATCGGCGGTCGGGTAGGTCAGCGGGTTGTACAGCAACAGGACTTTTTCAAATCCCACCGCCATGAACGACCCAATGTT
This window encodes:
- a CDS encoding extracellular solute-binding protein; translation: MRRSLTRVVGTAAVSLFALSLVACSDSGNSEPEPVDTDALEAELEDNMVGAMENYAAGQTFVATEPVEFSMLYRDHPNYPIKDDWLLFTHIEDQNKVSFDITSAPLSDYEQRRSLLIGAGDAPDVITVTYPGQEAPFVASGAILPISDYVHLMPNFQQKLQDWDLEGDLDTIRQADGKYYMLPGIYEKMRYDYSIGLRTDILEDLGLEEPATWDEFRTVLEAIKKEKNTKYVFSDRWKGEALLNVAAASFNTVAGWGFGGGTLYDEAKDEFYFAGSSDDYKTMVEYFAGLVQDGLMDPESFTQEDDQADQKLANEQSFAITTNGQELLRERTVLEATKGDDFQLDKIRVPSGPAGDNMRGARIENGFMISSDAKDNDDFVAMLQFLDWLYYSDEGLEFVRWGVEGETFTKDADGNRVLADGIEFLDTNVGADKHFQADYGFFNGAFSLAHGSTEELVLTHISDEEKAWAEGMADKTLLPANPPYPLDEGEQEQVGLYQTALTDYVKQNTLAFILGQRDLSEWDAYVSELEGQNLSAYMDIINGAHKRYQENNG
- a CDS encoding carbohydrate ABC transporter permease; the protein is MVTTQASELADKITEPYPIRNATLLKDSRGYTTFRVVNIIVLFLIMFVTLYPFINIVAQSFSSEGFINSGQVNLYPRGFNVETYKTVMADSMFWTNYRNTVVYTVVGTVIALVMTTMFAYALSKKHLKGRNGFILIAVFTMFFNGGLIPNYVLINALGFKNTLWAIVIPNAISIFNLLVMKAFFENMPEELEEAAAIDGLSTYGTLFRIVLPLSKAVIATMTLFYAVSFWNSWFAAFLYMDKRELYPVTVYLRNLIKGAETATSVGGAGAEVSAVAANIQSVTMVLTVLPIIMLYPFIQKYFVSGVMLGAVKG